The Lytechinus pictus isolate F3 Inbred chromosome 15, Lp3.0, whole genome shotgun sequence genome contains a region encoding:
- the LOC129277270 gene encoding D-galactonate transporter-like: MDGSEELLLTKKSKADGPVDQALVSFGWRVYGLITITLLNIMNFTQQYLLIVTIFGMANELEFGERECQVINETEARDYLHDRNITGQELCAERGRCSENSTFFLPDACAIRYTGQGTLYDVLAGPIYLIIQGVAAIPIVGLFQRLSLRPTFAIGILTMMWTLCTFSTGFVEDYWAIALLRFFFGIFSGPYPPLALGYLSHIFPKEVHTVVFGIAQYGNLAGYGVSYIFILVSESMGWRWCYIICGGSGLILAVASCFMVQPKGHHSQNQNTLMPSWSQLRISLRQIAWSFMIFIILAQTARIAVAYVLSFNITVYLVEYFPDFNISLVGVITIIAAFPSCIFGGMMCDRLRKVAGLRGRIFVTVILMIISFTCGVLIFQTSITSLVILFGILIFVAECVYLTLLSIISDLTPMECKLVVFAIAYFSLHSVAGAINLLVTPIASATSFRLALTLLVGTLFGLCLIFLLLSWVTMHIQEVTDGQVASRETGKEQRAGEVTENTPLVYAQNRRNNSNYAS, encoded by the exons ATGGATGGAAGCGAAGAATTGTTGTTGACTAAGAAATCGAAGGCGGACGGGCCAGTTGATCAGGCATTGGTCAGTTTTGGATGGCGAGTGTATGGGCTAATTACTATCactttactgaatataatgaaCTTTACTCAACA GTATTTGCTCATTGTTACAATATTTGGAATGGCCAATGAGCTGGAGTTTGGTGAAAGAGAATGTCAGGTGATCAACGAAACTGAAGCACGTGACTACCTCCATGATCGGAATATTACCGGCCAGGAACTGTGCGCTGAGAGAGGaag gtgttctGAAAACAGCACGTTCTTCTTACCAGATGCGTGTGCTATACGATACACAGGACAAGGTACACTCTATGACGTATTAGCTGGGCCAATCTACCTCATAATACAGGGTGTGGCAGCAATTCCAATCGTAGGCTTGTTTCAAAGGCTTTCTTTGAGACCGACATTTGCCATTGGGATACTCACCATGATGTGGACCCTCTGTACATTTTCCACGGGCTTCGTAGAAGACTACTGGGCGATCGCCTTGCTTCGCTTTTTCTTCGGCATATT TTCGGGTCCATATCCTCCTTTAGCTCTCGGATATTTATCTCATATCTTTCCAAAG GAGGTACACACTGTGGTCTTTGGGATAGCACAATACGGGAACCTCGCAGGGTATGGCGTATCTTacatcttcattcttgtcagtGAAAGCATGGGATGGAGATGGTGTTACATCATCTGCGGTGGGTCAGGTCTCATCCTCGCCGTCGCTTCTTGCTTCATGGTGCAACCAAAAGGACACCATAGTCAAAACCAG aaCACCTTGATGCCATCTTGGAGCCAGCTTCGTATCAGTTTGAGACAGATTGCTTGgtctttcatgatatttatAATCCTCGCACAAACAGCACGTATTGCAGTCGCTTATGTTCTGTCTTTCAACATCACCGTTTACTTGGTCGAATACTTTCCAGATTTTAATATATCTCTAGTTGGTGTGATTACAATAATCGCGGCATTTCCCAGCTGTATCTTTGGAGGGATGATGTGCGATCGTCTACGGAAAGTTGCTGGTTTACGCGGAAGGATTTTCGTGACAGTCATTCTCATG ATAATTTCGTTTACATGCGGAGTATTGATATTCCAAACCAGCATTACCTCTCTGGTGATTTTATTTGGTATCCTGATCTTCGTGGCGGAATGCGTCTACTTAACACTCCTCTCCATCATCTCTGATCTTACACCCATGGAATGCAAGCTGGTCGTGTTTGCCATCGCTTACTTCTCCTTACACTCCGTGGCAGGAGCCATCAATCTCCTGGTCACCCCGATCGCCTCTGCGACGAGCTTCAGACTGGCGCTCACGCTTCTAGTTGGAACCCTGTTTGGGTTATGTTTAATATTTCTTCTCCTCAGCTGGGTCACCATGCACATTCAGGAAGTGACCGACGGTCAAGTGGCCAGTCGAGAAACTGGGAAAGAACAAAGAGCGGGGGAGGTGACCGAGAACACTCCCCTGGTATACGCTCAGAACAGACGTAATAATTCTAATTATGCTAGTTAA
- the LOC129278338 gene encoding calcium load-activated calcium channel-like: MVFGYFYFFLNSFIFKFRSFYLHNIEIMFADTLLIIFISVCTALLSEGITYILVYRTETYKKLKAEVEKQSKKLERTKEAFGDVSDKNQKKKLERQEEKLKTNSRDLSMVKMKSMVVIAFTFTSLMSMFNSIFDGRVVAKLPFTPISWLHGISHRNLLGNDFTDSSFIFLYILCTMSIRQNIQKLLGFAPSRAAAKQSGGFFGQTQPGVK; encoded by the exons ATGGTGTTtggatatttctattttttcttgaaCAGTTTTATCTTCAAATTCAGGAGTTTTTATCTCCATAATATTGAAATCATGTTTGCTGATACTCTGCtaattatctttatttcagTCTGCACAGCCTTGTTGTCAGAAG GAATCACTTACATTTTGGTGTACAGAACTGAGACCTACAAGAAACTGAAAGCAGAGGTAGAGAAACAAAGCAAGAAAC TTGAAAGGACGAAAGAAGCCTTTGGTGATGTATCAGACAAAAATCAGAAGAAAAAGCTTG AACGACAGGAAGAAAAGTTGAAAACGAACAGCCGGGATCTCTCCATGGTGAAGATGAAATCCATggttgtcattgcattcacgtTCACCTCACTCATGAGCATGTTCAACTCGAT ATTCGATGGTCGTGTCGTTGCCAAGCTTCCATTCACCCCAATCTCATGGTTACATGGAATCTCACATCGGAATCTTCTTGGGAATGACTTCACAGATTCATCCTTCATCTTCCTCTATATATTGTGCACCATGTCAATCCGTCAG AATATTCAAAAGCTTCTGGGATTTGCGCCTTCAAGAGCAGCAGCTAAGCAGTCTGGAGGCTTCTTTGGGCAGACGCAACCAGGAGTTAAATAG